In Thermosipho africanus Ob7, a genomic segment contains:
- a CDS encoding Mrp/NBP35 family ATP-binding protein, with protein MQPQFNLNNENTKIKEKMKNVKHKIAVLSGKGGVGKTTVAVNLATALAESGYKVGLLDLDMHGPNIVRMLGEKNPSVDGEEIVPAEILPNLKALSIGMLVESGKAVIWRGPLKHSAIKQFLGDTKWGELDFLIFDLPPGTGDEALSLFQTLDDLDGVVMVTTPQKVALDDVRRAIDFVHSMNKKLIGIVENMSFVRCPKCGEKIEIFGSGGGKILAEEYNVELLGQIPLDPKAAKLADEGKPVTLYMRESEVEEEFRKIAEKVAKAVEVE; from the coding sequence ATGCAGCCACAGTTTAATTTGAATAATGAAAACACAAAAATTAAGGAAAAGATGAAAAATGTAAAACACAAGATAGCAGTTTTAAGTGGAAAAGGTGGAGTTGGAAAGACCACAGTTGCTGTAAACCTTGCAACAGCACTTGCAGAGAGTGGTTACAAAGTAGGGCTTCTTGACCTTGATATGCACGGTCCTAACATAGTAAGGATGCTTGGTGAAAAAAATCCATCGGTTGATGGTGAAGAGATAGTTCCTGCTGAAATTTTACCTAATTTAAAGGCACTTTCTATAGGTATGCTTGTTGAAAGCGGAAAAGCTGTAATATGGAGAGGTCCACTCAAACATTCTGCTATAAAGCAGTTTTTAGGAGATACAAAGTGGGGTGAACTTGACTTTTTGATTTTTGATTTACCACCTGGAACAGGCGATGAAGCGTTAAGTTTATTCCAAACACTCGATGATCTAGATGGAGTAGTTATGGTAACCACACCTCAAAAAGTAGCCCTTGATGATGTAAGAAGGGCAATTGACTTTGTACATTCGATGAACAAAAAATTAATTGGTATAGTCGAAAATATGTCATTTGTAAGGTGCCCAAAATGCGGAGAAAAAATTGAAATATTTGGAAGTGGCGGAGGAAAAATTCTTGCAGAAGAATACAATGTAGAGCTTTTAGGACAAATTCCTCTTGATCCAAAGGCTGCAAAACTTGCAGATGAAGGAAAACCAGTCACCCTTTATATGAGAGAAAGTGAAGTCGAAGAAGAATTTAGAAAGATAGCTGAAAAGGTCGCAAAAGCTGTAGAGGTGGAATAA
- a CDS encoding YaaR family protein encodes MRIEPTGDPKIKNENIKKKKGLKGKHKVSFSSETPGFFDVLLDVEEEQINQELERIVNDILEAGNDFVRSPTPDSLRKYKEKIKKFLKLIEKKMYKLGGKMDYATNTPRLHVIVEEIDSKLQNLAEKLISSEAGTINYAAKVEEINGLILDLYK; translated from the coding sequence ATGAGAATTGAGCCAACCGGGGATCCTAAGATAAAAAATGAAAATATAAAGAAGAAAAAAGGTTTAAAAGGAAAGCATAAAGTCAGTTTTTCCAGTGAAACCCCCGGTTTTTTCGATGTTTTGCTTGATGTGGAAGAGGAACAAATAAACCAAGAACTTGAAAGAATAGTAAATGACATTCTGGAGGCGGGGAACGATTTTGTTCGTTCTCCAACTCCAGATTCTTTAAGAAAATACAAAGAAAAGATAAAGAAGTTTTTGAAGCTCATTGAAAAAAAGATGTACAAGCTTGGTGGAAAAATGGATTATGCGACTAACACACCACGTCTTCATGTTATTGTTGAAGAAATCGATTCAAAACTTCAAAATCTTGCAGAGAAATTGATTTCAAGTGAGGCTGGAACAATCAATTATGCTGCAAAGGTTGAGGAAATTAATGGACTTATTCTTGATTTGTATAAGTAA
- the surE gene encoding 5'/3'-nucleotidase SurE yields the protein MNILVTNDDGVTADGILCLARTLSKKYKVTVVAPETEQSAVGHAITLRLPLWLRKLDINENFEIYSVSGTPADCVKMGIDVVLGEKPDLLISGINRGNNLGTDVVYSGTVSGALEGAIAGVPSIAVSSYSFENPMYETAAKFILDFLEEFDVRSIPRFTALNINVPSVPYDQIKGWKLTRQSKRMYDDYFEKRVDPSGGNYYWMMGTIIEDDPDPKADYKAIAENYVSVTPISVFLTNEEYLKRLEERYEDKTIR from the coding sequence ATGAATATTTTGGTTACAAACGATGACGGTGTAACAGCCGATGGAATACTATGTCTTGCTAGAACATTAAGCAAGAAATACAAGGTAACAGTTGTTGCTCCAGAGACTGAACAGAGTGCAGTTGGACATGCAATTACATTAAGGCTACCGCTTTGGCTTAGAAAGTTAGACATAAACGAAAACTTTGAGATATATTCTGTATCAGGGACACCAGCTGATTGTGTAAAAATGGGAATAGATGTTGTACTTGGGGAAAAACCTGATTTGCTAATAAGTGGGATAAATAGAGGGAATAATTTAGGAACTGATGTTGTGTATTCAGGAACTGTTAGCGGAGCACTTGAGGGTGCTATAGCAGGTGTGCCTTCAATTGCAGTTTCAAGTTATAGCTTTGAAAATCCAATGTACGAAACAGCAGCAAAGTTTATATTAGATTTTCTTGAAGAATTTGATGTAAGATCTATTCCGAGGTTTACTGCTCTTAATATAAATGTACCTTCGGTTCCATATGATCAGATTAAGGGATGGAAATTGACACGACAGAGTAAGAGAATGTACGATGATTACTTTGAAAAACGTGTTGACCCTTCTGGAGGAAATTACTATTGGATGATGGGAACTATAATAGAAGATGATCCCGATCCAAAGGCTGATTACAAGGCTATTGCTGAAAATTATGTTTCAGTAACTCCAATAAGTGTTTTCTTAACAAATGAAGAATATTTAAAAAGATTGGAGGAAAGGTATGAAGATAAGACTATACGGTGA
- the def gene encoding peptide deformylase: MKIRLYGDPILRKKAKIVEDFEYIQQIKEDLLKIMYLEDGVGLAAPQVGISLRFFAMDDGSGPLIIVNPEIIEHSQEKEIGEEGCLSLPGIFEDVERYKWVKLRYQDEYGKVQEKLFEGYSARIVQHERDHLDGILFIDHLPTSVKRRLSTELSKIMRMRMEEKK; the protein is encoded by the coding sequence ATGAAGATAAGACTATACGGTGATCCAATCTTGAGAAAAAAGGCAAAAATAGTGGAAGATTTTGAATATATTCAACAAATAAAGGAAGACTTGTTAAAGATAATGTACCTTGAAGATGGTGTTGGACTTGCGGCACCACAGGTTGGTATCTCTTTAAGATTTTTTGCAATGGATGATGGTAGCGGACCTTTAATCATTGTAAATCCTGAGATAATAGAACATTCTCAGGAAAAAGAAATTGGAGAAGAAGGTTGTTTAAGTCTTCCAGGTATATTTGAAGATGTTGAAAGGTATAAATGGGTAAAATTAAGATATCAGGATGAATATGGGAAAGTTCAGGAAAAGTTGTTTGAGGGGTACAGTGCAAGAATTGTTCAACACGAAAGGGACCATTTAGATGGAATACTCTTTATTGATCATCTGCCAACTAGCGTAAAAAGACGACTTTCTACTGAGCTTTCTAAAATAATGAGGATGAGAATGGAGGAAAAAAAGTGA
- a CDS encoding DEAD/DEAH box helicase: MNFEDFNLSEKTLRAINEKGFENPTPVQEKVIPTLLKKEKNLIVQAKTGTGKTAAFGIPLIELLENKGYVQAIILTPTRELALQVSEEINSLKRKKLKILPIYGGQSIQRQIDHLRKGVDIVVGTPGRILDHLERGTIDLSKVDYFILDEADEMLDMGFIDDVEKILKSTSDDKFFLMFSATIPKRIIDLAKKYIKNYEVIKIQDKQLTTNLTEQIYIELRESDKFEALCRIIDMEEEFYGMVFCRTKVEVDTVSSKLIERGYDAEALHGDFSQYQRERVLKKFREKKVNILVATDVAARGIDITGLTHVINYSIPLNPEHYVHRIGRTGRAGKEGIAITFVTPREYRQLFRIKKFSNAKIKEGKVPSVDQIIKTKAKKIKKQVVENNSKKHDIYYELAKELLNELPAEEVVATLLSMGYKSLNPESYNNISQISSKKEEVVRLFIALGKQSGINKKQLIDYIVKNTGISSKVISDITVLDKFSFITVPYREAEIILSVFKKRGRRSIVSKARARN, from the coding sequence GTGAATTTTGAGGATTTTAACTTGAGTGAAAAAACGTTGAGGGCAATCAACGAGAAAGGATTTGAAAATCCAACGCCAGTACAGGAAAAGGTAATACCTACACTCTTGAAAAAGGAGAAGAATTTAATAGTACAGGCAAAGACTGGAACAGGAAAGACTGCAGCATTTGGAATACCTTTAATTGAACTACTAGAAAACAAAGGATATGTTCAAGCGATCATTTTAACACCGACTAGAGAGCTTGCACTCCAGGTTTCTGAAGAGATTAATTCTCTAAAGCGAAAAAAATTAAAAATTCTTCCAATATACGGTGGTCAATCTATTCAAAGACAGATTGATCATTTGAGAAAAGGTGTAGATATAGTCGTTGGAACTCCGGGAAGAATATTGGATCATCTTGAAAGGGGAACAATAGACCTTTCAAAAGTGGATTATTTTATTTTAGATGAAGCAGACGAAATGCTTGACATGGGATTTATTGATGATGTCGAGAAAATATTAAAGAGCACATCTGATGATAAATTTTTCTTGATGTTCTCTGCAACAATTCCAAAGAGAATAATTGATCTTGCAAAAAAGTATATAAAAAATTATGAGGTTATAAAGATTCAGGATAAGCAGTTGACAACAAATTTAACAGAACAGATATATATTGAACTAAGAGAAAGTGATAAATTTGAGGCGTTGTGTAGAATAATAGACATGGAAGAAGAATTCTATGGAATGGTATTTTGTAGAACAAAAGTTGAAGTTGATACTGTATCATCAAAATTAATTGAAAGAGGATATGATGCCGAAGCACTTCATGGAGATTTCTCTCAATATCAAAGGGAAAGAGTATTAAAAAAATTCAGGGAAAAGAAGGTTAATATTCTTGTTGCAACCGATGTTGCTGCACGTGGAATTGATATAACAGGCTTAACACACGTTATTAATTATTCAATTCCTTTGAATCCTGAACATTACGTTCACAGAATAGGAAGAACAGGAAGAGCCGGGAAAGAAGGTATTGCGATAACTTTTGTAACTCCAAGGGAATATAGACAATTATTTAGAATAAAGAAGTTTTCTAACGCAAAGATAAAGGAAGGAAAAGTTCCATCTGTGGATCAGATTATTAAGACAAAAGCGAAAAAGATAAAAAAACAAGTTGTTGAAAATAATTCAAAAAAGCATGATATTTACTATGAACTTGCAAAAGAACTTCTCAATGAACTTCCTGCCGAAGAGGTTGTTGCAACGTTACTTAGTATGGGGTATAAATCTTTAAACCCAGAAAGTTACAATAATATTTCTCAAATTTCTTCAAAGAAAGAAGAAGTTGTAAGATTATTTATTGCGCTTGGAAAACAATCTGGAATTAACAAAAAGCAATTGATTGATTACATAGTTAAAAATACCGGTATATCAAGTAAAGTTATAAGTGATATTACGGTATTAGATAAATTTTCCTTTATTACAGTTCCTTACAGAGAGGCTGAAATAATTCTTTCCGTCTTTAAAAAGAGAGGACGAAGATCAATAGTATCAAAAGCAAGGGCGAGAAACTAG
- a CDS encoding OmpH family outer membrane protein — translation MKKLGMVVLASLILLSFVLLFAGGDSTQGPKLAYIDSTKVLQSYDKWIDLQTKYQEDVQFYQKKLNELAAEINDMKEKGAAADLINAKIAEYTQKQKQYSDLLNSEYQKKFAELEQEILQKIAEYAEIMGYDFVFNSKTMAYGNSKYDITAQFIEYLKSMAQ, via the coding sequence GTGAAGAAGCTTGGTATGGTAGTTTTAGCATCTTTAATTCTTTTATCATTTGTACTCTTGTTTGCAGGAGGGGATAGTACTCAAGGTCCAAAACTTGCCTACATTGATTCTACAAAGGTTTTACAATCATACGATAAATGGATTGACCTTCAGACAAAGTATCAGGAAGATGTTCAATTTTATCAAAAAAAGTTAAATGAACTTGCAGCTGAGATCAACGATATGAAAGAAAAAGGTGCAGCAGCTGATTTAATAAATGCAAAAATTGCAGAGTACACTCAAAAACAAAAACAATACTCTGATTTGTTAAACAGCGAATATCAGAAAAAGTTTGCAGAGCTTGAACAGGAAATACTTCAAAAAATAGCAGAATATGCAGAGATAATGGGTTATGATTTTGTATTTAATAGCAAGACGATGGCATATGGAAATTCAAAGTACGATATTACCGCTCAATTTATTGAATATTTAAAAAGTATGGCACAATAA
- the lptB gene encoding LPS export ABC transporter ATP-binding protein produces the protein MEIVCKDVKKRFGRKQVLNGINLNVRTGEVVGLLGPNGSGKTTLFNIILGVVIPSSGKIYLGEKDITKIPIHKRAKLGITYLQQETSVFRQLSVEDNLKLVIEYHDKDVKKIPKLLKEFGIDSLKDQYAFYLSGGEKRRLELARMMTLSPKFLLLDEPFVGIDPKTVKEIQKMVISLKERGLGIIITDHSVDALKDIVDRLYVIHKGDIIASGQPEEVLNDETVKEVYLGG, from the coding sequence ATGGAGATAGTATGTAAGGATGTAAAAAAAAGATTCGGTAGAAAACAGGTTTTAAATGGTATAAATTTAAATGTTAGAACAGGTGAAGTGGTAGGCTTGCTGGGACCAAATGGTTCCGGCAAGACTACTTTATTTAATATTATACTTGGTGTTGTTATCCCAAGCTCTGGGAAAATCTATTTAGGTGAAAAAGATATTACAAAAATTCCTATCCATAAAAGGGCAAAGCTTGGTATAACTTATCTTCAACAAGAAACATCAGTTTTTAGACAATTATCCGTTGAAGATAATTTAAAGCTTGTTATTGAATACCATGATAAAGACGTGAAAAAAATACCAAAACTATTAAAAGAATTTGGAATAGATTCGTTAAAGGATCAATATGCGTTTTATCTTTCAGGTGGTGAAAAAAGAAGACTCGAACTTGCAAGAATGATGACCCTTTCTCCGAAGTTTTTGTTGCTTGACGAGCCTTTTGTTGGTATAGATCCAAAAACAGTTAAAGAAATTCAAAAGATGGTTATATCATTAAAAGAGCGCGGGCTTGGTATAATTATAACGGATCACAGCGTGGATGCATTAAAAGATATTGTTGACAGATTATATGTAATACACAAAGGTGATATAATTGCAAGTGGACAACCAGAAGAAGTTTTAAACGATGAAACTGTAAAAGAAGTTTATTTGGGGGGGTAG
- a CDS encoding TIGR03936 family radical SAM-associated protein, producing MSYSYLVRFKKLGPYRFVAGLDTITMIERTFRRTNLKLTFTEGFHPKPKFSYIDPVSTGVIDLAFYVNINLEEDYDPQVVYNEIEEVQPLHLKVDNVTKNFVNLSKIEKYEFLVFVKKPFDFDVTKVIEKKTKRGIRQISLDVLENVRKFEKKDYVVINYIIRKENTFNPYLLSDKVFLALRKEAYIQDNALSLLFERGA from the coding sequence ATGAGTTATAGCTATCTTGTAAGGTTTAAAAAACTAGGTCCATATAGATTTGTAGCAGGGCTTGATACAATTACTATGATTGAGAGGACTTTTAGAAGAACAAATTTAAAATTAACTTTTACGGAAGGTTTTCATCCAAAACCTAAGTTTTCATATATTGATCCAGTTTCAACGGGTGTAATCGACCTTGCATTTTACGTAAATATAAATCTTGAAGAAGACTATGATCCGCAAGTTGTTTATAACGAAATTGAAGAGGTTCAGCCGCTTCATTTGAAAGTAGATAATGTAACTAAAAATTTTGTAAATTTATCAAAAATAGAAAAATATGAATTTTTAGTTTTTGTAAAAAAGCCTTTTGATTTTGATGTGACTAAAGTTATTGAAAAGAAAACAAAACGAGGGATACGTCAAATTAGCCTGGATGTTCTTGAAAATGTAAGAAAATTTGAAAAAAAGGATTATGTTGTGATAAACTATATTATTAGGAAGGAAAATACTTTTAATCCATATCTTTTATCAGATAAAGTTTTTCTTGCACTAAGAAAAGAAGCTTATATTCAAGATAATGCTCTTTCTCTTCTTTTTGAAAGGGGTGCTTAA
- a CDS encoding response regulator — protein sequence MKKILVVDDSEVLRKITSFNLKKAGFEIYEAVDGVDGLEKMKEIMPDLIILDIMMPRLDGFGVLKEKGQDESIKDIPVIILTAKGGSEDERLAKSLGAKMVMTKPFSPSQLIEEVKRLIEND from the coding sequence ATGAAAAAAATATTAGTGGTAGATGATTCCGAGGTTTTAAGAAAAATTACATCCTTTAATTTAAAGAAAGCAGGCTTTGAAATTTATGAAGCAGTTGATGGTGTTGACGGTCTTGAGAAAATGAAAGAAATAATGCCGGATTTGATAATTCTAGATATTATGATGCCAAGGCTCGATGGTTTTGGAGTTTTAAAGGAAAAAGGTCAAGATGAATCAATTAAGGATATCCCGGTTATAATCTTAACTGCAAAGGGTGGCAGTGAGGATGAAAGACTTGCAAAATCTTTAGGGGCAAAGATGGTAATGACCAAACCATTTAGTCCTTCACAACTAATTGAAGAAGTTAAGAGGTTGATTGAAAATGATTAA
- a CDS encoding GAF domain-containing SpoIIE family protein phosphatase: protein MIKRLQEIYERLCEISGKESKIFESEEKLLNAIEEEIEKINAEILAYKQELESSTILIESQLEEITRLYEEISTLFEISKIITSNIETKQILRPILYTLKKAMGFKCGIISINFDGKVIETVGTCPENIDQLLSENAMEFSPDTVIKERCEKLNGESIIFKYISTTSDEKTGYLLFVGKESGSIFTAGDKKIVESTAQQISGSIEREIALKEEIERERLNQQIEIARNIQLNFFPKKFPHDDNFDSFGESTPAIHVGGDYFDIFVKNDFLFGIVADVSGKGLPASLIMSSMRSAFKSLIESTDGDLKRTFNSLNNMVSVDVGEDRFVTCVSFKISRDGVLEVINAGHDPLYIVNSSSISKVESTNTPLGMFEDMDFEVQTFKLSSGDLIFAYTDGIPEARNLSGEEYDFERLERILKKVYLLSAKEIIYNVENDVLKFSQGAPQHDDMTLLAIKYFN, encoded by the coding sequence ATGATTAAAAGATTACAAGAAATTTATGAAAGACTCTGTGAAATTTCTGGTAAAGAATCCAAAATTTTCGAATCAGAAGAAAAACTATTGAATGCAATAGAAGAAGAAATAGAAAAAATAAATGCAGAAATTTTGGCTTACAAGCAAGAGCTTGAATCTTCAACTATTTTAATTGAGAGTCAACTTGAAGAGATAACAAGGCTATATGAGGAAATTTCCACACTTTTTGAAATTAGCAAAATTATTACCTCTAATATTGAGACAAAGCAGATTTTAAGACCTATACTTTATACATTAAAGAAGGCAATGGGATTTAAATGTGGAATAATTTCTATAAATTTTGATGGAAAGGTTATAGAAACGGTTGGAACATGCCCAGAAAATATTGACCAGCTTCTTAGTGAGAATGCAATGGAGTTTTCTCCTGATACAGTTATTAAAGAAAGATGTGAAAAATTAAACGGTGAAAGTATAATTTTTAAATATATTTCAACTACATCTGATGAAAAAACTGGTTATCTATTATTTGTTGGAAAAGAAAGTGGTTCTATTTTTACAGCAGGGGATAAAAAGATCGTAGAATCTACGGCTCAGCAGATTTCAGGGAGTATTGAAAGAGAAATAGCATTGAAAGAAGAAATTGAAAGAGAAAGATTAAACCAGCAGATAGAAATTGCAAGAAATATCCAGCTTAACTTCTTTCCAAAGAAATTCCCACATGATGATAATTTTGATTCTTTTGGTGAAAGCACGCCGGCAATACATGTTGGTGGAGATTATTTTGATATATTTGTAAAAAATGACTTTTTATTTGGAATTGTTGCGGATGTATCTGGAAAAGGACTTCCCGCATCTTTAATTATGTCTTCTATGAGAAGTGCTTTTAAATCTTTGATAGAAAGTACTGATGGAGATTTAAAAAGAACGTTTAATAGTTTAAATAACATGGTTTCTGTAGATGTTGGTGAGGATAGATTTGTAACGTGTGTTTCTTTTAAAATATCAAGAGATGGTGTTCTTGAAGTAATAAATGCTGGTCATGATCCGCTTTACATAGTAAATTCTTCTTCCATATCTAAGGTTGAATCTACAAATACTCCTCTTGGAATGTTTGAGGATATGGATTTTGAGGTTCAAACATTTAAACTTTCTAGTGGTGATTTAATTTTTGCATATACGGATGGAATTCCTGAAGCAAGGAATTTGAGTGGAGAAGAATATGATTTTGAACGTCTTGAGAGAATTTTAAAGAAGGTATATCTTTTATCTGCAAAGGAAATAATATACAACGTTGAGAATGATGTTTTAAAATTTTCTCAGGGTGCCCCGCAGCACGATGATATGACCTTACTTGCTATTAAATATTTTAATTAG